One candidate division KSB1 bacterium DNA window includes the following coding sequences:
- a CDS encoding penicillin-binding protein activator, translated as MINRVSYLVLFILFSNNLLAFQNSSFGSQTQLKKVPYIKEVENIFPKVLDHFTNGRYELVDEVLKSLLEIYPINHRITGMLYILSRSQYEQGKYREAVVNLQTLIENYKTSEYLEDAFYLKSIIAFKQNRYLDASRSLLEILENKPGMNPKTTILKNLSVLLVDYVDYENVQALRNRYISAQNQSLFILSDAIKTYRQGDVQNAILILEKIIKDIQNEGLREEFNQYLVAIKNAPHANLKVGVILPLSGFFAEEAKSLLRGIQFALNNNPIAKELGIELDIIDTQGEILPTIGLTTALVENYNVIGIIGELESDKTAIVAKITERLEIPVIAPTAIESGLSNISNNLFQMTPDISVIGEKTAEFAFNYLDLKSFAILAPADKYGRNIADSFAQKIDQLNGTIVAETWYYEGVTDVRKQISQFRKIGLQKMTRDSILFENPFYNRSEVDSVINELKRIESKEKEKKGKKKIIKPVDSTATPVTSIDGIFLPVYTEQISYVTPQLALYNIKAQLLGGNYWNDYDVLNDNDKYVDGAIFSTDIMIDETDLNYIRFRNNFRLAMGTTPGKLEITGFDSMNFLLEGLKSATNSRKELLNRLKNIRSFDGIVSRYIFEENQRVNTNLTFLQFQNNSIRKIDLR; from the coding sequence TTGATTAACCGGGTTAGTTACTTAGTTTTATTCATACTTTTCTCAAATAATCTACTTGCTTTCCAAAATTCTAGCTTTGGTAGTCAAACTCAGCTAAAAAAAGTGCCATATATCAAAGAGGTTGAAAACATATTTCCAAAGGTACTGGATCACTTTACAAACGGTAGATATGAGTTAGTAGATGAAGTATTAAAGAGTTTGTTGGAAATTTATCCAATTAATCACCGGATTACCGGAATGCTCTACATTTTAAGTAGATCACAATATGAACAGGGAAAATACCGGGAAGCAGTAGTTAACCTGCAAACACTAATCGAAAATTATAAAACCAGTGAATACTTAGAAGACGCTTTTTACCTAAAATCAATCATTGCATTCAAGCAAAATCGATATTTAGATGCCTCTCGTTCACTCCTTGAAATTCTTGAAAACAAACCTGGTATGAATCCTAAAACTACAATTCTGAAAAACCTTTCAGTCTTACTTGTCGATTATGTAGATTATGAAAATGTTCAAGCATTACGAAATAGATATATTTCAGCGCAAAACCAAAGTTTATTTATACTGTCGGACGCCATAAAAACCTATCGTCAGGGTGATGTTCAGAATGCGATTTTAATATTAGAGAAAATTATAAAGGATATTCAAAATGAAGGATTGAGAGAAGAATTCAATCAGTATTTAGTGGCTATTAAAAATGCACCGCATGCGAATTTGAAAGTAGGTGTAATTTTGCCGTTATCTGGATTTTTTGCCGAAGAAGCAAAAAGTTTGTTGCGAGGGATTCAGTTTGCTTTAAATAACAATCCTATCGCTAAAGAGTTAGGGATTGAGTTAGATATAATTGATACCCAAGGTGAAATATTACCGACTATAGGTTTAACTACGGCCCTGGTCGAGAACTATAATGTCATCGGGATAATTGGGGAATTAGAGAGTGATAAGACAGCAATTGTAGCTAAGATAACAGAACGCTTAGAAATTCCGGTTATTGCACCTACTGCGATAGAATCCGGTTTGAGCAATATCAGCAATAATCTTTTCCAGATGACTCCGGATATTTCTGTAATTGGTGAAAAAACAGCAGAATTTGCATTTAATTATTTAGATTTGAAATCGTTCGCGATTCTTGCGCCAGCTGATAAATATGGGAGAAATATTGCTGACAGTTTTGCCCAAAAGATTGATCAGTTAAATGGGACCATTGTGGCGGAAACCTGGTATTATGAGGGTGTTACTGACGTGCGTAAGCAAATCAGCCAGTTTCGAAAAATTGGATTACAAAAAATGACGCGGGATTCAATTTTGTTCGAAAACCCGTTTTACAATCGCAGTGAAGTGGACTCGGTTATAAATGAATTAAAAAGAATTGAATCAAAAGAAAAAGAGAAAAAAGGTAAAAAGAAAATAATCAAACCTGTTGATTCCACAGCCACGCCCGTTACTTCAATAGATGGAATTTTTCTTCCGGTTTATACAGAGCAAATATCTTACGTAACACCTCAACTGGCACTTTATAATATTAAAGCCCAACTTTTGGGTGGTAATTATTGGAATGATTATGACGTTTTGAATGACAACGATAAATATGTAGATGGTGCTATATTTTCAACAGATATTATGATTGACGAGACCGATTTAAACTATATAAGATTCAGGAATAATTTTCGACTGGCAATGGGGACTACACCAGGGAAATTAGAGATAACAGGATTTGATTCTATGAATTTTTTGCTGGAAGGTCTAAAATCCGCTACAAACTCTCGAAAAGAGCTACTAAACAGGTTGAAAAATATTCGTTCTTTTGATGGAATAGTAAGTAGATATATTTTTGAGGAGAACCAAAGAGTTAATACCAATTTAACGTTTTTACAGTTTCAGAACAATTCAATCCGAAAAATTGACCTGAGGTAA